GGAGGTGAGGATGCGCCGGAATGCCGGCGCGCCGGCCGGCGGCGAAATTCCCTCAGGCAAGGTTCAAGATGAGCGACGGGTTCGATCTTTCTGATTTGAAGCGGCGTATGCAAGGGTCGATCGCGTCGCTGAAGCATGAGCTCGGCGGCCTGCGGACGGGTCGCGCTTCGATAAGCTTGCTCGAGCCCATTCACGTCGATGTCTACGGTCAGTCGATGCCGATCAATCAGGTTGCGACAATCAGCGTGCCAGAATCGCGGATGTTGTCGGTCCAGGTCTGGGACAAGGGCGTCGTCGGCGCCGTCGAGCGCGCCATACGTGATTCGAATCTCGGTCTGTCACCGGTGACCGAAGGTCAGACGCTGCGGATTCGCATCCCGGAACTCAATGAGCAGCGCCGCAAGGAAATGGTGAAAGTCGCCCACCGCTATGCGGAAGAGGCGCGGGTTGCGGTGCGCCATGTTCGCCGCGATGGCATTGACCATCTGAAGCGTCTCTTGAAGGACAAGCTGATCAGCGAAGACGATGAAAAGCGTCACGCCACGGACGTGCAGAAAGTCACCGATCAGCATGTTGGCGA
This Methylovirgula sp. DNA region includes the following protein-coding sequences:
- the frr gene encoding ribosome recycling factor, producing the protein MSDGFDLSDLKRRMQGSIASLKHELGGLRTGRASISLLEPIHVDVYGQSMPINQVATISVPESRMLSVQVWDKGVVGAVERAIRDSNLGLSPVTEGQTLRIRIPELNEQRRKEMVKVAHRYAEEARVAVRHVRRDGIDHLKRLLKDKLISEDDEKRHATDVQKVTDQHVGEIDVALATKEQEIMQI